The following is a genomic window from Fusarium verticillioides 7600 chromosome 5, whole genome shotgun sequence.
GGAGCCATCCAAATAGTTAACAGTGTAGCTCGTATTGGTGAATAGATGCTGGAGGATACGAAGAAGTCGCACGCTGTGAGAGAAGACAAGGACCTTGTCTCCGTTTGAATGCCAGAATTTGAGCAACTTCTTCAGAACTTTCCATTTTCCACAAAACTCAGGATTAACAAGATTCTTAATCCGATCCCGATTATCGTAGACATATTTCCAGTCATCAGGCAAGCAAGTTCGAAGAGTGTTTAAGTCCGACTCGTGTTTTCCCTCCAAGTCGGTGGTTTGTGGCACAAGGAGAGTAAGATGAtttgccatcttctgcagcacGATCATGCTAGGAAAAACAATGTTCTGCCAGCGTATGCCGCTAGAAAGAAGGCGATCACAGCACcatcctctcttcttgtctccaCAGCAGGGATCAGAAAGACTGCGAAGGAGATCGATGTCCGCGCTTTCCAAAAAGTTCTCGTATGCTTCCCTCTGGAGATCTGTTAGAGGACAGAAGACGACTCGGTCGGTTTTCTTGGGTAGTTGCTTCGCTATGATGGACTTCATTCGCCGAAGGAAATACTGTGGTAGCAGATTGTGGACTAGTTTGTCAGCTGTTGTTCTTGCcaggctgagctgagctttgGTTGCGTCGTGAGACTGGCCAACAGTCAGGGGCTTGGTGACTCTTTGTGTCCATTCTGCCAGAGTCCCGAAGTGTCCAGGGTTAGTCCAGTCCAGTAGTGTCCAGAGCTCTTCGTATCGGTTTTGGATCGCGGTACCAGTGAGGCCCAGGCGACAAAGTGCATTGATCTCGTTGAGAGCCTTGGTGGTCTCTGAGTATCTGTCTTTCAGCCGGTGACATTCATCAGCAATCACTGCGTCCCATTGAACCATGTTGATTGAGCTTCGGCTGTTCTTGTATGTGTCATAAGTGGTGATCATGATTTCGACTAGCCCTGCACGGGCAGTACTCAATGCGTCGTCCTTATGGGATCCGTGGAACAGGTCAGTATGCCACCAGCCCCAACGATCTAATTCGTTCTTCCAGTTCACAATGAGAGACCCGGGGCAAATAATCAATATTCTCGGGTACCACCTATCGGGATATTGGCGAATTTGTCTTAGCCGCTTAGCGTCACGCTCGTCGCCAGTTTTGCCAAATGCAGCTGTTAGAAACGCAGCAACTTGCACCGTCTTTCCAAGGCCCATGTCATCTCCCAGAATACCCCCTTCTTGGTAGACGAATTTCCTGTGCAGAAATGAAACGCCAGCAACTTGATAATCTCGAAGATACTGTGCGATCGAAGCTGGGATAAGACCTGCTGATTGGGGCAGCTCGATATCTTTGTATGGTCGTGAAGGTTTTATGCCACTGCTTTCACTGAACTTGGGtcgctcttccagctcccTGAGTCTTCTCGTTTCTTCGAAGTGAATCCCCGAATAATCAGGAGGCACCATAAGAGCATTATCGTGGTGAAGTTTCCTCCTGGTGTCAAACTTGCGCCGTCGCTCGATCAGATAATCAGGTAAACCTCCGAGCTCGTAATCGTCTTTGGGTGCTTCAGACTCTCCATATACATCATCCCCTTTCTTTTTGCGAGTTGACTTTCGCCCGCCACGAcacttcttgggctttgcaGGtagatcttcttcgtctccaGTCCATTCTACCTTCTCCTCAATGTCAGGGTCAGGAtcgtgttttctttttcctgcGGTTTTTGTAAAGGATGAGGCGTTATTCTCAGACTCCGAAGCCGTGCCTTCATCATCAGGTATTTCTATTACATCTGGCGGTGCAGGAGGCATAACGAAGAGTGAGGTCGATGGTGAAGTACACGGTACGATGAACGCGTGGCGACGCGTTGTAGCGTCATAAGGAGCGAAAGCACGTGACTGTATTTAAGCATGTTTGCATATGTCATTCTTAAGATAGCCTCGATTGCCAAACCGCAGCCACGCTCTCAACACTCAGCTTAGAGTTGCGTATGAAGGGATCAATCTCAATCGCAAAGCTAGATACGCGTACTCGCCATTCTaattcttgtctttttgcgGACAATCAAAAATGCCCAAGCTGAAATTTTAGCTCCACCCTCGTTTCTATTTGGATCCATTGAACGAACGCACAGCCACAGCGATCGCCCTTGATGAACCCGCTCGACAATGCCAAATGATCCTGAGTCGGTAATCGTGAGTCTAGTGAtctttttccctttctttctgGGACTTGACGATGGGGCTACAGAATTCCATTGTTTACCAAAGTTCCAACATCGGTGTAAGACAAGGCAAGCACTGCCAAACATAACCAAATTTGTACTCTGGTGCGACTGTTTTCATCTAATCAGTAGTTTGAGTTTGACGTGTCTTGAAAAGTGTCCGCCTATGGATAGCGCATTGTCCGTCGAGAACAGGGGACCCATGTCATACACATCTGCCGATGCAAGTCTGTACAATGGGATGAAGAGCAATCACTTGTtcacttgagcttcagctaAATCTTCATATCGCGGAGAAAGCGTCGAGGTAACAGTAGCATTGACGTGTTAGGGAATTGTTGGATTGACGGGTATCGAATTAATTACTAAAAAGCCCAGTGCATCTTTGCATTGAGAGCCAATCCAACATGCGCCTCCATCATGTCGTGACTGAATAAAGGAAAATAAGAAACTTGAGTCGCGCCCGTGCCAGTCGTAAAATCAGCATCCAGCGCCAAGCGCGGAACACCGGCGTAAGGTATCAAAGCGAGGAAAACAATCTGCACAGCTCTTCACAGCGTCATCGACATACAGCATGCGCCCGGATTGCTCGGCAGTCATTGgtgtcttggccttggccgTCAGACGAGGTGTCGCATGGATAATGACAACCGATGGCTGGCCAGTCTTGGACAATTAGAAAGCGGGGCAGCCATCATTGAAGCGATCCGAGTAGCGCCGCCGAGCTGAGGAGCGAGGTGCGAAGAGGCTTAGTACTTCAGAATGATGTACAGAGCGTGGATGATACCGGGGATGTAACCTGAAGCGGAGTGTTAGTAAACTGCTGAGCAATGCGCGAAGGGACGGTCAAGGGACGATGGGTAAGCCCGAACCCGCGGAGGGGTCGGATGCGGCTGGATAATGGAGGTTGGGAtgaggagagacaagaggaaCGTACCCAAGATGGTaaggaggatgttgatgaagaagtcggcaCCGCAGCCACGCTCGAGGAAGACACCCACGGGAGGGAGGATGATGGCAAGGAGGATCTTGCAGATATCGCTATTAGAAGAGTGTTAGTAGGTATAATCTTGGTGATTGTTCAatcaaccacaacaactCGAGTGTCTCTTCCTGAGCTACCGACAGTCGCCATGTTGCGACAGCCCTAACAGCGGATCGCTCGGGATGACGTCGCGAAGTCGAAtgtggttgaagatgtcgagcTGAGCTTACCTAGCAGTGAAAGGCATGTTGTCAGTTGTGAAGGCGAGGTATTACTCGAAAGTGTGTATGGCAGGTAGTGGTAGTGTTTGGAAGTGAGAAGATTGGATAGCTTCGTTAGACAGAGTTTGTATGAGATGTTGGAAACAGAATCTTAGTTGAGAGGGATATGGTTTGTCTTTTATACAAGGCTCCGTCACAAACGGGCGGGCCAAGAACGGGCATGGCATCACATCACTCATTACGGATACACACCcattcaacctcagcagATAATCACTGCCAAACCAATTTCGTTCCGTAGCTTCCAACTTTCCCTGTCCAAGTAACATCAATCGTCCGCGCAACCTCAGCCCGCACCTTTTCTTTCTGGGCACTGCGTCATCGATTGACTAGGATGAGGCAAGCCACAgg
Proteins encoded in this region:
- a CDS encoding plasma membrane proteolipid 3; the protein is MPFTASDICKILLAIILPPVGVFLERGCGADFFINILLTILGYIPGIIHALYIILKY